GCGGTTTGCAACCTCTGCCTGCACAGCGATTGCGAAGGTTCATCCGCCGGCGGGCGAACCCCTTCATCTTTTATACAGCACGTAAAAGAACTTCGTTTATTGCTAAATTTTGTCCTTCTTACTTCAGGACACACTCCGGGCGAGCGGGGTTAGCATTCTATACAAACTTGGAACAGACGGCTGACACGCTTGACCGCCCTTTTTGGCGGTTGCGCCCGAGCGGAATACAGCCTGTCAGTGCGCGTGAAAATTATTTAAGTTGTTCTAGAAGGGATTTTTTTCTTAAATCACGGGAACTGTGATGGATTGTTAAAAGATATGCTTTGTCACCTTTTAATTGGAAAATGATTCGATATTGACCCAAAATGAATTCCCTTATTTCATCAAGATAACCAGCTTCAGGAACCATTCTTGCTTCCTTCGGATTTTTCTCAATCCTTTTTATTTCAAGCCAGATTTTTTTTGCCATTAAAGAGGCATAGTGTTCTGAATCAATCGCAATAAATTCGATGATGCTTTTGTAATCTTCATAAGCTTTATATGACCAAATTATTTCAGCCATTTAGCCATTTTTTTCTCAACCTGTTTTTTCGAATATACTCTACCTGATTCAACATCAGCTAGCCCATGTTCAATTTTGCTAAGCAATACAAGTTCTTCGATAATGTCATCAACACTGAACTTATCTGGCATTTTATTAATGGCCTGAATAAGGTTCTCTTTAGTTATCATAACCCTGTTTTTCGTAAAGGTAGAGAAATAAAAGTAAATTGTCCATTTAAGGATGAATTTTTGCATAGCCTATGCTAGCTCATTCATCTTCTGGCACAGCTGCTGTTATTGCCACTCTCCTTTAAAATTCAAATTGGCCAGCTCTGGCAAAGGCTTGGGATAGACGGACGACACGTCCGCCCGAGCTAAGCACTGCACTGCTACTTTTGCCAAACCGATGTTGTCGACTGCCCTTCCTCAAATTGGTTAG
The Williamwhitmania sp. genome window above contains:
- a CDS encoding type II toxin-antitoxin system RelE/ParE family toxin, which produces MAEIIWSYKAYEDYKSIIEFIAIDSEHYASLMAKKIWLEIKRIEKNPKEARMVPEAGYLDEIREFILGQYRIIFQLKGDKAYLLTIHHSSRDLRKKSLLEQLK